The segment TTCTATTTGCAGCCGACGCTGATAAGAACGAGGGGATCCGCCAGACTGCAAACTTGTTAGAATATCTTCTTTTCCTTCTAACTCCTCCGTCAGTTTTTCTTTTAACAGAGGATGTTGATGCCGCCAGAGCAGAGGACCCACTCGTAAAGCAATTTCCCGGTCAAAAGGGAGTTCCTCGTAGGAAGGGTCCGGCATTCCCGGTGAAGCGACCAACAGCTCATACAAGATACTGCCGTCCCGTATCAGTTCTTCCCTCTCCATCCTCCATCCCATTTCCAGCAGCCAGGCTCGTAACCGGTAAGTTCCGTTATTGGGTTGAAGAATCAAACGGTTCACACCTTGGAGTTTACTCTTCCCCCGATCCAGGATCGATGTCATCAAGGCTCCTCCCATCCCTGACAGCACCACCGTATCCACTTCTTTCGGGTACAGCACTTCCAATCCGTCACCCCTGCGAACATCGATCTTCTGTTCCAGTTGTGCCTCTTGTATCCGACCCTGGGCGTTTTCATAGGGACCCAGGTTGACTTCACCGGCTATCCCCCGTTTTAACTGCTTTCTTTGAGCCAGGTAGATCAACAACAGGGCATGGTCTGCCCCGATATCCGCTACACAGGAACCGGTCGGCACTTGTTCGGCGACAGCTCTGAGACGTTTCGACAGATCCGTCATTTCTTGCTGTGACTGGGTTATGTTTTTCGACATGTTGTTTCGGACACTCCTTCAATTCAGAAGCGTGATTCACTCTCTTATTATATCGGATCATTTCCTCCCAGGCGACGATGAGTGGGTAAACTCAGATACAACCGACTATACCTTCCTCCTGACATCTTCCCATGCAGTAGGGCTTTTCAACATTTCTTCTTCCACTGTAACACTCCCACCACCGGTAAATGGTCAGAAGGACAATCCGGAGTTTTGCACACCCAGGCTGCCTCAACCTGAAAATGCTGGGAGCAAAGTATATAGTCAATACGTCTTTTCGGCTTGGAGCAAGGGTACGTCCCTTCTTGAGACCCCCCGGCTGACTGTACATCCGTTAAAAAGGTAGACAATTGGGCGATCCTGGGATGAGAAGGCTTTACATTCCAGTCCCCGGTTACAATCATCGGTCCGTTATATTGATGATACAAAGCGATCAGGCGATTAAACTGGACTCTTCTTATCCATGGAGATAAACCGATGTGTGTCACCACCACCATAAATTCTCTGCCCTCTGTACACAATCGGAGAGCCAACAACGAACGTGGCTCATCACCGTATCCGGGAAATCTGATTTTTTCAATTTCCAGTACCTTATGCTTCACTAACATTCCATTTCCATATTGCCCGACT is part of the Kroppenstedtia pulmonis genome and harbors:
- a CDS encoding tRNA (adenine(22)-N(1))-methyltransferase codes for the protein MSKNITQSQQEMTDLSKRLRAVAEQVPTGSCVADIGADHALLLIYLAQRKQLKRGIAGEVNLGPYENAQGRIQEAQLEQKIDVRRGDGLEVLYPKEVDTVVLSGMGGALMTSILDRGKSKLQGVNRLILQPNNGTYRLRAWLLEMGWRMEREELIRDGSILYELLVASPGMPDPSYEELPFDREIALRVGPLLWRHQHPLLKEKLTEELEGKEDILTSLQSGGSPRSYQRRLQIEREICEWRRMIQWLSKGTD
- a CDS encoding endonuclease/exonuclease/phosphatase family protein, with translation MTYNIRHGVGCDGCLDLRRIERVIRQEQPDLVGLNEVDIHFHRRSGYRDQIKELALNLGMEGYFAPAFQRKLREPVGQYGNGMLVKHKVLEIEKIRFPGYGDEPRSLLALRLCTEGREFMVVVTHIGLSPWIRRVQFNRLIALYHQYNGPMIVTGDWNVKPSHPRIAQLSTFLTDVQSAGGSQEGTYPCSKPKRRIDYILCSQHFQVEAAWVCKTPDCPSDHLPVVGVLQWKKKC